Proteins encoded within one genomic window of Synergistaceae bacterium:
- a CDS encoding transposase: MEFPHLLKMPSLWTRSYYCESVGHTSEKTIMKFIEEQKNK, translated from the coding sequence TTGGAATTTCCTCATCTCCTGAAAATGCCTTCCTTGTGGACACGTTCGTACTACTGTGAATCTGTGGGGCATACTTCAGAGAAAACTATCATGAAGTTTATCGAAGAGCA